A window of the Dyadobacter pollutisoli genome harbors these coding sequences:
- a CDS encoding 2-isopropylmalate synthase has translation MSNRVQIFDTTLRDGEQVPGSQLTTEEKIVVAKQLEKLGVDIIEAGFPVSSPGDFRSVVEISKAVREPIICALSRAVQGDIDAAANALQYAQRGRIHTGIGSSDIHIQHKFNTTREKIIERAISATKYAKSKVEDVEFYCEDAGRADLVFLAQLVEAVIGAGATVVNIPDTTGYCLPDEYGGKIKYIFENVSNIHKATISIHCHNDLGLATANSIAGINQGARQVEVTINGIGERAGNTSLEEVVMALQVHKELGLETGVNTQFIYPTSQLVSKMMRMPVQANKAIVGRNAFAHSSGIHQDGFLKNTLNYEIMNPHDVGVDKSDIVLTARSGRHALKHRLELLGFSFDKTALDELYTRFLEVADLKKEVNDADLVDLARTAIPV, from the coding sequence ATGAGTAATCGAGTTCAAATCTTCGACACAACTTTACGAGACGGCGAGCAGGTACCAGGCAGCCAATTAACCACGGAAGAAAAGATTGTTGTAGCCAAGCAACTCGAAAAGCTAGGGGTGGATATTATTGAGGCCGGTTTTCCGGTATCAAGTCCTGGTGACTTCCGGTCGGTGGTAGAGATTTCAAAAGCAGTGCGCGAACCTATTATTTGTGCATTGTCACGTGCGGTACAGGGGGATATAGATGCGGCTGCAAATGCGCTGCAATATGCGCAGAGAGGAAGGATTCACACAGGTATCGGATCTTCGGATATTCATATTCAGCACAAGTTCAATACGACCCGCGAAAAGATCATTGAAAGAGCGATTTCGGCTACCAAGTATGCGAAATCGAAAGTAGAAGATGTCGAATTTTACTGCGAGGATGCAGGCCGTGCGGATCTTGTATTTCTTGCTCAATTGGTTGAAGCTGTTATTGGTGCAGGTGCAACGGTTGTGAACATTCCGGATACGACCGGCTACTGCTTGCCTGACGAATACGGTGGGAAGATCAAGTATATATTTGAAAACGTTTCCAACATTCATAAAGCGACTATCTCCATTCACTGCCATAATGATCTCGGTCTGGCGACTGCAAACTCAATTGCGGGAATCAACCAGGGGGCACGTCAGGTGGAAGTTACAATCAATGGTATTGGAGAGCGCGCTGGAAATACTTCGCTGGAAGAAGTAGTGATGGCACTTCAGGTTCATAAAGAGCTTGGTTTGGAAACGGGTGTTAATACCCAGTTTATATATCCAACCAGCCAGCTTGTTTCCAAAATGATGCGTATGCCGGTCCAGGCCAACAAGGCGATTGTGGGCCGTAATGCATTTGCGCATTCATCGGGGATACATCAGGACGGCTTCCTGAAAAATACATTGAATTACGAGATTATGAACCCGCATGATGTGGGTGTAGATAAATCAGACATCGTTTTGACGGCCAGAAGCGGACGTCATGCATTGAAGCATCGCCTTGAACTTTTAGGGTTCAGTTTTGATAAAACTGCCTTGGATGAACTTTACACAAGGTTTCTGGAGGTAGCTGATTTGAAGAAAGAGGTGAACGATGCAGATCTTGTTGATCTTGCCAGGACGGCTATTCCTGTCTGA
- the leuB gene encoding 3-isopropylmalate dehydrogenase, whose product MKKNILIVPGDGIGQEVTEVGKNVLVKIAEKFGHEFSYDEALMGHVAIEATGNPLPDETLAKMRASDAILFGAVGHPKYDNDPTAKVRPEQGLLKMRKELGLYANLRPIKLFDELLGASSIKPEILKGSDILFFRELTGDIYFGEKGRKNDNNTAFDIAEYSRYEVERIGRKAFEAARTRGKKLCSVDKANVLETSRLWREVIQALAPEYPDIEVEHQFVDSAAMMLIKDPRRFDVVVTANLFGDILTDEASQIAGSMGMLASASVGDSTGVYEPIHGSAHDITGKGIANPLASVLSAALLLDISFGLKEESDAIISAVDKLLKDGFRTRDIADASTPAELILNTQAAGIELLKRI is encoded by the coding sequence ATGAAGAAGAATATCCTAATCGTTCCGGGAGACGGAATCGGACAAGAAGTAACAGAGGTTGGAAAGAATGTGTTGGTAAAAATTGCTGAGAAATTCGGCCATGAATTCAGCTACGATGAAGCATTGATGGGACACGTTGCGATCGAAGCAACAGGTAACCCGCTTCCTGATGAAACATTGGCAAAGATGCGCGCATCGGATGCAATCCTTTTCGGAGCGGTGGGTCACCCAAAATACGATAATGACCCTACTGCGAAAGTACGCCCGGAACAAGGGCTGCTGAAAATGCGTAAAGAGCTGGGATTATATGCCAATTTACGTCCTATCAAGTTGTTCGACGAATTATTGGGAGCATCTTCTATCAAGCCTGAAATTCTGAAAGGTTCGGATATTCTTTTCTTCCGTGAGTTGACAGGAGACATTTATTTCGGAGAGAAAGGACGGAAAAATGATAATAATACAGCATTCGATATAGCTGAATACAGTAGGTACGAAGTGGAGCGCATTGGTCGTAAGGCATTTGAGGCAGCACGTACCCGTGGCAAAAAATTGTGTTCGGTAGATAAGGCAAATGTTTTGGAAACCAGCCGCCTGTGGCGTGAGGTGATCCAGGCGCTTGCTCCTGAGTATCCTGATATCGAAGTTGAACATCAGTTTGTAGATTCTGCGGCGATGATGCTGATCAAAGATCCACGCCGTTTTGATGTGGTTGTAACAGCCAATTTGTTCGGAGATATTCTTACAGACGAAGCAAGTCAGATCGCAGGTTCAATGGGTATGCTGGCTTCTGCCTCTGTTGGGGACAGTACCGGCGTATACGAACCGATTCACGGATCGGCCCATGACATTACCGGAAAGGGAATTGCAAATCCGTTAGCGTCAGTACTTTCAGCTGCTTTGCTTCTCGATATATCATTTGGTCTGAAGGAAGAATCGGATGCGATTATTTCGGCAGTTGACAAATTGCTGAAAGATGGTTTCAGAACCCGGGATATTGCCGATGCAAGCACTCCTGCCGAACTGATCCTGAACACGCAAGCTGCTGGTATTGAACTTTTAAAAAGAATATAA
- a CDS encoding alpha-isopropylmalate synthase regulatory domain-containing protein → MTSRYIEIMDTTLRDGEQTSGVSFSASEKLTIAQILLQEVKVDRIEIASARVSEGEFQAVKKITDWAKVNGFLDKIEVLTFVDGEQSINWMLQSGAKVMNLLTKGSLNHLTHQLKKSPREHFEDIRAVIELAESKGIDCNVYLEDWSNGMRNSPDYVFASLDFLVTQPVKRILLPDTLGILTPSESYTFVKAIVDKYPNHHFEFHAHNDYDLSVANVMEALRAGAHGLHLTVNGMGERTGNAPLASTIAVLNDLMPEFKTSVNERSLYSVSKLVETFSGIRIPSNKPIVGESVFTQTAGIHADGDKKNGLYFSKLMPERFGRQRLYALGKTSGKANIENNLRDLGIYLSDSDLKKVTQRIIELGDRKEAVTPEDLPYIISDVLASNAIEEKVVIVNYVLTHSKNLKPSATLQIKFGDEVFEESAQGDGQYDAFMNALKKIYCLKGISLPMLTDYAVRIPPGGKTDALCETIITWEINGKEVKTRGLDSDQTVSAIMATQKMLNLIGIPDSVALKPEPPLVNAL, encoded by the coding sequence ATGACTAGTCGCTATATTGAAATAATGGATACGACGCTTCGGGATGGTGAACAAACCAGCGGAGTGTCGTTTTCTGCGTCAGAAAAATTAACAATCGCTCAAATCCTTCTTCAGGAAGTGAAAGTTGACCGCATTGAAATCGCTTCGGCCAGGGTGTCGGAAGGTGAATTTCAGGCAGTTAAGAAAATCACGGACTGGGCGAAAGTGAATGGTTTTTTAGATAAAATCGAAGTTCTGACCTTCGTCGATGGAGAACAGTCTATCAACTGGATGCTGCAGTCGGGAGCGAAGGTGATGAATCTCTTGACGAAAGGTTCGCTAAACCATTTGACTCACCAGTTAAAGAAATCCCCTCGGGAGCATTTTGAAGACATTCGGGCTGTAATTGAACTGGCCGAGTCCAAAGGAATCGATTGTAATGTTTACCTGGAAGACTGGAGTAATGGTATGCGGAATTCTCCGGACTACGTTTTTGCGTCGCTGGATTTTCTGGTAACCCAGCCTGTGAAGAGAATTCTTCTTCCTGATACATTAGGAATATTGACCCCTTCGGAATCCTACACATTTGTGAAGGCGATCGTGGACAAGTATCCCAACCATCATTTTGAATTTCATGCCCATAACGATTACGATCTGAGTGTGGCAAACGTGATGGAAGCATTGCGTGCAGGTGCTCATGGCCTTCATCTAACGGTGAATGGAATGGGTGAAAGAACTGGAAATGCTCCTCTGGCAAGCACAATCGCTGTTTTGAACGATCTGATGCCGGAATTCAAAACCTCCGTTAATGAGCGATCGCTTTACTCGGTCAGCAAGCTGGTCGAGACGTTTTCGGGGATACGGATTCCTTCCAACAAGCCCATTGTCGGAGAGAGCGTATTTACACAGACTGCTGGTATCCATGCTGATGGAGACAAAAAGAATGGTTTGTATTTCAGTAAGTTAATGCCCGAGAGATTTGGCAGACAACGTCTGTATGCACTAGGCAAAACTTCTGGAAAGGCCAATATCGAGAATAACCTGCGTGATCTGGGAATATATTTGTCGGACTCGGACCTGAAAAAGGTTACGCAGCGGATTATTGAACTGGGCGACAGGAAAGAAGCTGTAACTCCTGAGGATCTCCCTTACATTATTTCTGATGTTCTGGCGAGTAATGCCATTGAGGAAAAGGTAGTGATCGTCAACTACGTGCTGACCCATTCCAAGAACCTGAAACCTTCTGCAACGCTGCAGATCAAGTTCGGAGACGAAGTTTTTGAGGAAAGTGCGCAGGGAGACGGTCAGTATGATGCGTTTATGAATGCGCTCAAAAAGATATATTGTCTGAAAGGGATCAGCTTACCGATGCTGACCGACTATGCGGTACGGATTCCGCCAGGGGGAAAAACGGATGCCCTTTGCGAAACCATTATTACCTGGGAGATCAACGGCAAAGAAGTAAAAACCCGCGGCCTTGACTCCGATCAGACAGTTTCAGCGATTATGGCGACTCAAAAAATGCTCAACCTGATTGGCATTCCGGACAGCGTAGCGCTAAAACCTGAACCTCCTTTGGTTAATGCTTTATGA
- the leuD gene encoding 3-isopropylmalate dehydratase small subunit encodes MAYDKFTVLRSTAVPLPIENVDTDQIIPARFLKATKREGFGDNLFRDWRYNGDDTPKQDFVLNNPIYSGKILVGGHNFGSGSSREHAAWAIYDYGFRCVVSSFFADIFKGNSLNIGILPVQVSPEFLDKIFLAIEADPNAEFEINLEEQTITILGSGESESFDINGYKKHNMTNGFDDIDYLQAMKGEIKEFEAERIY; translated from the coding sequence ATGGCTTACGATAAATTCACAGTTTTAAGAAGTACGGCAGTTCCTTTGCCGATTGAAAACGTTGATACCGACCAGATTATCCCGGCACGTTTTCTTAAAGCGACTAAGCGCGAAGGATTTGGAGACAACCTTTTCCGCGATTGGCGTTACAATGGAGATGATACTCCAAAACAGGATTTTGTATTGAACAACCCTATCTATTCAGGAAAAATCCTGGTAGGCGGTCACAATTTCGGGAGCGGGTCAAGTCGCGAGCACGCTGCCTGGGCCATTTACGATTATGGTTTCCGTTGCGTTGTTTCCAGCTTCTTTGCAGACATTTTTAAAGGTAACTCGTTGAACATTGGTATCTTACCGGTGCAGGTGAGTCCTGAGTTCCTGGACAAAATTTTCCTTGCTATCGAGGCAGATCCTAATGCAGAATTTGAGATAAATCTGGAAGAACAGACCATTACAATCCTCGGCTCGGGTGAATCGGAATCATTCGATATCAATGGTTACAAAAAGCATAACATGACTAATGGGTTCGATGATATCGACTATCTGCAGGCCATGAAGGGAGAAATTAAGGAGTTCGAAGCAGAGAGAATATATTAA
- a CDS encoding four helix bundle protein — MRDFRKYAVWEQSHRLVLELYQITARFPNEEKFGLVSQIRRAIVSVPTNICEGCGKASEKDFARFLGISFGSCQEIEYLMLLAKDLEYLNERSYDPIQIEIVSIKKQLYHLIKKLNAEV, encoded by the coding sequence ATGAGAGATTTTCGCAAGTATGCGGTTTGGGAACAAAGCCATAGGTTAGTTCTTGAACTTTACCAGATAACTGCCCGATTTCCAAATGAAGAGAAATTTGGCTTAGTATCGCAAATAAGGCGAGCGATTGTTTCCGTTCCAACTAATATTTGTGAAGGATGCGGAAAGGCTAGTGAAAAGGATTTTGCAAGATTTCTTGGAATTTCATTTGGATCGTGTCAGGAAATCGAATATCTGATGTTACTCGCGAAGGATCTTGAATATTTAAATGAACGAAGTTATGATCCGATTCAAATCGAGATTGTATCGATAAAAAAGCAGTTATACCATTTAATTAAAAAACTAAACGCTGAAGTCTAA
- the leuC gene encoding 3-isopropylmalate dehydratase large subunit, whose protein sequence is MSNQASTLFDKVWDAHVVRKIADGPDVFFIDRHFIHEVTSPVAFLGLESRNIGVMYPERTFATADHNTPTINQHLPVADPLSANQLKALETNSLKYGISHWGLGHARNGIVHVVGPENGITLPGMTIVCGDSHTSTHGAFGAIAFGIGTSEVEMVLSSQCIMQPKPKKMRVNVTGKLGKGVTPKDVTLYVISKLTTAGATGYFVEYAGDVFENMSMEGRMTVCNMSIEMGARGGMIAPDETTFAYINGREQAPKGEKWDQALAYWKTLKTDEGATFDKEYHFDAADIEPMITYGTNPGMGQGISKSIPTSDQVEGGKSTYDKSLSYMGFHENESMLGKKIDYVFIGSCTNGRIEDFRAFASIVKGRKKADNVTAWVVPGSHIVEAQIKEEGILDILTEAGFELRQPGCSACLAMNDDKIPAGKYAVSTSNRNFEGRQGPGARTLLASPLVAAAAAVTGVVTDPRELL, encoded by the coding sequence ATGAGTAATCAAGCTAGTACCCTTTTCGACAAAGTGTGGGACGCACACGTTGTCCGTAAAATCGCTGATGGTCCCGATGTCTTCTTTATTGACCGTCATTTTATCCACGAAGTAACCAGCCCGGTTGCTTTTCTAGGACTGGAAAGCAGAAACATTGGTGTAATGTATCCTGAGCGCACATTTGCCACTGCGGATCATAACACTCCTACTATTAACCAACACCTTCCCGTTGCCGATCCGCTTTCTGCGAATCAGCTGAAAGCATTGGAAACCAACTCATTGAAATACGGAATTTCACATTGGGGCCTGGGCCATGCCAGAAACGGAATTGTGCACGTAGTAGGACCTGAAAACGGTATTACGCTTCCTGGAATGACCATCGTTTGCGGTGATTCTCATACTTCTACCCACGGCGCTTTCGGTGCGATAGCATTCGGAATTGGTACTTCTGAGGTTGAAATGGTGCTTTCTTCGCAATGCATCATGCAGCCTAAGCCTAAGAAAATGCGTGTAAATGTTACCGGTAAACTGGGCAAAGGTGTTACTCCAAAAGATGTTACATTATATGTTATTTCAAAACTGACCACAGCTGGTGCCACAGGATATTTTGTGGAATATGCAGGTGATGTTTTTGAAAATATGAGCATGGAAGGCCGTATGACGGTTTGTAACATGAGTATCGAAATGGGGGCACGCGGTGGTATGATCGCTCCCGACGAAACCACATTTGCATATATCAATGGCCGTGAGCAGGCTCCAAAAGGAGAGAAATGGGATCAGGCGTTGGCTTATTGGAAAACGCTTAAAACCGACGAAGGAGCTACTTTTGACAAAGAGTACCATTTCGATGCTGCGGACATTGAGCCAATGATTACTTACGGTACCAACCCGGGAATGGGCCAGGGAATTTCAAAATCGATTCCTACTTCCGATCAGGTTGAAGGCGGTAAGTCAACTTATGATAAATCGCTGAGCTACATGGGTTTCCATGAAAATGAATCCATGTTAGGCAAGAAAATAGATTACGTTTTCATTGGTAGCTGCACAAACGGACGCATTGAAGACTTCCGCGCATTCGCATCAATCGTAAAAGGCCGTAAAAAGGCAGATAACGTTACGGCCTGGGTGGTTCCGGGGTCACATATCGTTGAAGCACAGATTAAAGAAGAAGGTATCCTGGATATCCTTACTGAGGCGGGATTTGAGCTTCGCCAGCCAGGCTGCTCGGCTTGTCTTGCCATGAATGATGACAAGATACCAGCAGGAAAATATGCAGTAAGTACTTCAAACCGGAATTTCGAAGGTCGCCAGGGCCCCGGTGCCCGTACGCTTCTGGCTAGCCCGTTGGTAGCAGCAGCAGCAGCCGTAACCGGAGTAGTAACGGATCCAAGAGAGCTTCTTTGA
- a CDS encoding Txe/YoeB family addiction module toxin, protein MQIIYTPKAKEHLDFWVKSGNKSILKKILLLIQSVQQTPFDGIGKPEMLKHELSGLWSRRMNQEHRLVYEVRDGTIFIHSLKGHY, encoded by the coding sequence ATGCAAATAATTTACACGCCTAAGGCCAAGGAACATCTGGATTTCTGGGTTAAATCAGGTAATAAATCTATTCTCAAAAAGATACTTCTGTTAATCCAATCTGTACAACAAACGCCTTTCGACGGCATTGGTAAGCCAGAGATGCTTAAACATGAGCTTTCTGGCCTATGGTCAAGAAGGATGAATCAGGAGCATCGTTTAGTTTATGAAGTGAGAGACGGAACGATTTTTATTCATTCTTTGAAAGGGCATTATTGA
- a CDS encoding DUF2683 family protein, with protein sequence METLIFRSDSQEKLDALKAVAKALKMSFETQEKPYDPEFVAMIAKGKQDLKDGKGIPMTLEDLEGLCK encoded by the coding sequence ATGGAAACGCTGATATTTCGCTCTGACAGTCAGGAAAAGTTGGATGCCTTAAAAGCTGTTGCTAAGGCTTTGAAAATGTCTTTTGAAACACAAGAAAAACCTTATGACCCTGAGTTCGTTGCGATGATCGCAAAAGGGAAGCAAGATTTAAAAGATGGAAAGGGAATTCCAATGACTCTCGAGGACCTGGAAGGTCTATGCAAATAA
- a CDS encoding AraC family transcriptional regulator: MLRVPSDISSQEFESLKIQDMTFVAYRNEVYPSKYDVFFEEHAVIVVLEGEKKFTSPTQEVHVEKGDILFIQRGFYLMSESINESYKSLVFFFDEKLLKEFVGLHPELFDPQEGTTILENPILILKSDDNFEKFIQSVFPYFRSRTELKNHFLRLKFQELLLHLLELDNSRQLRAILYSLYKGEKVDLSFLMNSYYLKPLTLNELARLSGRSLSAFKRDFQDEFNTSPASWLKNKRLDYADFLLRNSTKNVSEISTEIGYESVSHFIKTYKEKFGMTPKRQG; this comes from the coding sequence ATGTTACGAGTTCCCTCCGATATCAGCTCACAGGAATTTGAATCTTTGAAGATTCAGGATATGACCTTTGTTGCTTATCGCAATGAAGTGTATCCATCGAAATATGACGTGTTCTTTGAAGAGCACGCGGTGATTGTTGTTTTGGAGGGGGAGAAGAAATTCACTAGCCCGACACAGGAAGTACATGTTGAAAAAGGGGATATCCTGTTTATTCAGCGTGGTTTTTATTTAATGTCGGAGTCAATCAATGAGTCTTACAAAAGCCTGGTCTTCTTTTTCGACGAAAAACTATTGAAGGAATTTGTCGGCCTGCATCCCGAACTTTTTGATCCGCAGGAAGGCACTACCATTCTTGAAAATCCGATCCTGATCCTGAAATCGGATGATAACTTTGAAAAGTTCATTCAATCAGTGTTCCCCTATTTCCGGTCCAGAACAGAACTGAAAAACCATTTTCTTCGACTAAAATTTCAAGAGCTGCTTTTGCATTTGCTGGAACTCGACAATTCGCGGCAGCTTCGCGCCATTCTTTACAGTTTGTATAAAGGTGAAAAAGTAGATCTGTCATTTTTAATGAACAGTTATTATCTCAAACCATTGACATTAAACGAGCTGGCCCGACTTTCCGGACGCAGTCTTTCCGCATTTAAAAGGGATTTTCAGGACGAATTCAATACTTCCCCTGCATCGTGGCTGAAAAACAAGCGACTGGATTATGCGGATTTTCTGCTGCGGAACAGTACCAAAAATGTTTCTGAAATCAGTACAGAGATCGGGTATGAGAGCGTCTCTCATTTTATAAAAACCTACAAAGAGAAGTTTGGGATGACACCTAAGAGGCAGGGATGA
- the ilvA gene encoding threonine ammonia-lyase: protein MTSSPQTAPTLDNIFLAAERLRGIINHTPIFYNAHLSEQYQANIYLKREDLQTVRSYKIRGAYNKMASLSAEELASGVVCASAGNHAQGVAYACRKMEVKGAIFMPTTTPAQKVKQVRLFGQEWIEIHLVGDTYDDAYHASMEYRDSTHAIFVHPFDDLQVIEGQGTVGLEIFKDADFKIDYLLMAIGGGGLASGISTVFKQLSPKTHLIGVEPEGSPTMQKSIAEGHVVTLDHIDKFVDGAAVRRAGDITFEICSKSLNKILLVPEGKVCSSILQLYNEEAIVAEPAGALTVAALDLIKDEIKGKNVVALISGGNNDITRTEEIKERSLLYEGLKHYFIIRFPQRSGAFREFLNVLGPNDDIARFEYVKKTNREQGPALVGIELKNREDFVPLIERMNDNRIVYEYLNDQPDLFQFMV from the coding sequence ATGACGTCATCCCCACAAACTGCTCCTACACTCGACAACATTTTCCTCGCTGCCGAACGACTCAGGGGCATTATAAATCATACTCCTATATTTTACAATGCGCATTTATCGGAGCAGTATCAGGCGAATATCTATTTGAAAAGGGAAGACTTGCAGACTGTCCGGTCGTATAAAATCCGTGGTGCGTACAACAAAATGGCCAGCCTGAGTGCGGAGGAGCTTGCGAGCGGGGTAGTCTGCGCCAGTGCAGGTAACCACGCGCAGGGCGTTGCATATGCATGCAGGAAAATGGAAGTAAAAGGGGCGATTTTTATGCCTACAACCACTCCGGCCCAGAAAGTGAAGCAAGTAAGGCTTTTTGGTCAGGAATGGATAGAGATTCATTTGGTGGGAGATACTTATGACGATGCTTACCACGCTTCAATGGAATATCGCGACAGTACCCACGCGATTTTTGTGCATCCTTTCGATGATTTGCAAGTAATTGAGGGCCAGGGAACGGTGGGGCTGGAAATTTTCAAGGATGCCGATTTTAAGATTGATTATCTGTTGATGGCGATCGGTGGTGGTGGATTGGCATCGGGAATTTCTACGGTTTTCAAGCAGCTTTCGCCCAAAACACATTTGATAGGCGTAGAACCGGAAGGATCTCCGACGATGCAAAAATCGATCGCCGAAGGGCATGTGGTCACGCTGGATCACATTGATAAGTTCGTGGACGGGGCAGCAGTGCGGCGCGCAGGGGACATTACATTTGAAATTTGCAGTAAGAGTCTGAACAAGATCCTGCTCGTTCCGGAAGGGAAAGTTTGTTCGTCGATTTTGCAATTATATAACGAAGAGGCGATCGTAGCAGAACCGGCCGGCGCACTCACGGTGGCTGCTCTGGATTTGATCAAAGATGAAATAAAAGGCAAGAATGTGGTCGCGCTGATCAGCGGAGGCAATAATGACATTACCCGGACTGAGGAGATCAAGGAACGGTCGCTGCTTTATGAAGGGTTGAAGCATTATTTCATCATCCGTTTTCCGCAAAGGTCCGGAGCATTCCGGGAGTTTTTGAATGTACTCGGGCCAAACGACGACATTGCCAGATTTGAGTATGTTAAAAAGACAAACCGGGAACAAGGGCCAGCATTAGTAGGGATCGAGTTAAAGAATCGGGAAGATTTTGTGCCATTGATCGAACGAATGAATGATAACAGGATCGTTTATGAATACCTGAATGATCAGCCGGATTTGTTTCAGTTTATGGTTTAG
- a CDS encoding AraC family transcriptional regulator, whose protein sequence is MSQAKSVLHQPFEFEFRQLSIFPKRTYQHNFFLLIYIVEGTGIQYLNNHRFNYRKGNLFLITPQDTYSFDIANSSQFFFLSFNSSYIKERRETDWGQQMDFILHNASHRPGCILKNRIDKPLIASLVESIMQEDNNRQLYHSKITEQIVNTIILVVARNIALKLPKNIKETTGEPVLDILHYIQENIFSPENLKIDVIGAHLGISQTYLGKYFKKQTGETLKQYIINYKLRMVETRLLHSDMRINEIVYELNFTDESHLNRLFRKYKGLNPSEFRKIQLLNTSKS, encoded by the coding sequence ATGTCACAGGCCAAAAGCGTTTTACACCAGCCTTTTGAATTTGAATTCAGACAGTTGTCCATTTTTCCCAAGCGTACTTATCAGCATAATTTTTTCCTGCTGATTTACATTGTGGAAGGGACGGGGATACAATATCTCAACAATCACCGGTTCAATTACAGGAAAGGAAATTTGTTTTTGATCACGCCACAGGATACTTATTCGTTTGACATCGCGAATTCCTCACAGTTTTTTTTCCTGAGTTTCAACAGTTCCTACATTAAAGAGAGGCGTGAAACGGATTGGGGGCAGCAGATGGATTTTATTTTGCATAATGCGAGCCACAGACCGGGATGTATATTGAAGAACCGGATCGATAAACCGCTGATTGCGTCGCTGGTGGAAAGCATTATGCAGGAGGATAATAACCGGCAGCTATATCATTCCAAAATAACGGAACAGATCGTGAATACGATTATACTGGTCGTAGCGCGGAACATTGCATTGAAGCTGCCGAAGAATATCAAAGAGACCACGGGAGAGCCGGTACTTGACATTCTGCATTACATTCAGGAAAATATTTTTAGCCCTGAAAACCTGAAAATTGATGTAATTGGGGCACATTTAGGGATTTCGCAGACCTATCTTGGTAAATATTTCAAGAAGCAGACGGGCGAAACTTTGAAACAGTACATTATCAATTATAAACTAAGAATGGTCGAAACGAGACTTTTGCATAGCGACATGCGAATCAATGAAATCGTTTATGAACTTAATTTTACGGATGAAAGTCATTTGAACCGGCTATTCAGAAAATACAAAGGGCTGAACCCATCCGAATTCAGAAAAATACAGCTCCTTAACACTAGTAAATCATGA
- a CDS encoding short chain dehydrogenase — protein sequence MKILIIGASGMIGRILLPELQKKHEIITAGRNSGDIRVDISSFASIENLFKEVKELDAVVCVAGTTFSGPIQNVTNEHLISGIQNKVLGQTGLVIVGQHYLNDGGSFTLTPGKMGELPAPQNTVKALANGAINSFVTAAAMDLERGIRINAVSPGLVSIIPPQDVLNAYFHSIEGTASGEIIKLGY from the coding sequence ATGAAAATCTTAATAATAGGAGCCAGTGGCATGATTGGCCGCATATTGCTACCGGAATTGCAAAAAAAGCATGAAATCATTACAGCCGGGAGAAATAGCGGCGATATCAGGGTTGATATTTCCTCTTTTGCTTCCATTGAAAACCTTTTTAAAGAAGTAAAAGAACTGGATGCCGTGGTTTGCGTCGCCGGTACTACCTTCTCTGGGCCCATTCAAAATGTTACAAATGAACATTTAATCTCAGGCATACAGAATAAGGTACTCGGGCAAACGGGCCTGGTTATCGTCGGGCAGCATTATCTGAATGATGGTGGTTCTTTTACGCTCACTCCGGGTAAAATGGGCGAATTGCCTGCCCCTCAAAATACAGTGAAAGCACTCGCCAATGGTGCAATCAACAGCTTTGTAACAGCCGCCGCAATGGATTTGGAAAGAGGCATCAGGATTAATGCTGTAAGTCCGGGACTCGTTTCCATTATTCCTCCTCAGGATGTTTTGAACGCCTATTTCCACAGCATTGAAGGCACCGCGTCTGGGGAAATTATCAAACTTGGTTACTAA